A region from the Drosophila mauritiana strain mau12 chromosome 2L, ASM438214v1, whole genome shotgun sequence genome encodes:
- the LOC117144481 gene encoding uncharacterized protein LOC117144481, translating into MSTEKNFIPPNNSATTATARKIPEESLSITDQPGATSTPTHMTRKRPRLLSLQLDSALSLSLVDRVPQSFGDIRGRKGIRANSPRKTNLPRTRAPYILTTTERVPPSIIHGRNSAKPQMSWGHMKTTEKTSAKIFEESTDTQNYTPKKNAKITPKMTQKTRMMQNVPAIKSPMKSTTSSSIIKPKTSAESQLKSPTKLSMMSTNSPNQSIKSKKNTPDAHFFGEVTKKQNATEEDISEPPSKQPRLHILQVNLGSPFAMTHSKKLKVIAVDFNDKNQKAKEAPTDQINTSEEITDS; encoded by the coding sequence ATGAGTACAGAAAAGAATTTTATTCCACCAAACAATTCAGCCACTACGGCAACGGCTCGCAAAATCCCCGAAGAGTCTCTATCAATCACTGACCAGCCGGGGGCAACATCAACGCCAACTCATATGACACGCAAACGGCCAAGGCTTTTATCTCTCCAGTTGGATTCTGCATTGTCATTGTCATTGGTGGATCGAGTTCCGCAATCATTCGGGGATATTCGAGGACGAAAGGGTATTCGTGCTAACAGTCCGCGAAAAACTAATCTCCCCAGAACTAGAGCCCCGTATATACTGACTACAACAGAGCGTGTTCCCCCAAGTATAATTCATGGTAGGAATTCTGCTAAGCCACAGATGAGCTGGGGTCATATGAAGACTACAGAAAAAACTTCGGCGAAGATTTTCGAAGAGTCCACAGACACTCAAAACTATACACCCAAAAAGAATGCCAAAATTACGCCAAAAATGACGCAAAAAACGAGGATGATGCAAAATGTTCCAGCTATAAAATCACCAATGAAATCAACAACGTCCTCATCAATAATAAAGCCGAAAACTTCAGCAGAGTCCCAATTGAAATCTCCAACGAAATTATCAATGATGTCAACGAATTCGCCAAATCAGTCGATTaagtcaaaaaaaaatactccTGATGCCCATTTCTTTGGAGAAGTAACCAAAAAGCAAAATGCCACTGAAGAAGATATTTCGGAACCGCCTTCAAAACAGCCTCGTCTACATATTTTGCAAGTCAATTTGGGGTCCCCATTCGCCATGACGCACAGCAAGAAACTTAAAGTAATTGCAGTTGATTTCAATGATAAAAATCAGAAGGCAAAAGAAGCACCTACTGACCAAATCAACACAAGTGAGGAAATCACCGATTCTTAA
- the LOC117150616 gene encoding tektin-4 produces the protein MNCLEKKSPDVNPECKGRTIELNPGSACPAPLICPLPTEPPSHRLKKPPQPALVALTPHPDEAAQQHLVQNIMGSAQEHQKLQADLQAGVDQQQMQLADMRAEQYKQSNKPLRMEEVQFARSMDPEADDLRNPPCYLPQQGDELPHKDQLMPMGPIGPWASGKVDWSPMAGITGTRPVVDRYSITRYSPNEWRTRNHETVQVVNASLGRADKNRFSSTTEFLRLSALVDKSQKETTDKLRIRSQLIGKWKNTLENAIKAMADEISTMEVERIKLRKSMVVLGVPESIAKECIEKRATRPDTELVRDQVEEELVNELALIAEIRRLLMKTLDDFNSQQVENRTARQRLEYDWSDKKESYEIDTLNTGLNNCSRTIMFRPGAVRQPPEQASEKYWEHFSMETLDECEKCRLKSVALRNTLNSTLMNAARDIRTQADVVEKALTSRINCTQEAVQRFENDLKNILQGTADVENRIEQMKRRINSFDASMKVAQTRMDNRSYRPNVENCRDLAQQELIDGVHTIQSSVSALLHELEEAERVKTDLVNSRARLEREIMLKRRSLFIDRERCMLMRSYYPSANTLSGAAVS, from the exons ATGAATTGCTTGGAGAAGAAATCGCCGGATGTAAATCCAGAGTGTAAGGGCAGGACGATTGAGTTGAATCCGGGATCTGCTTGCCCGGCTCCGCTAATCTGTCCCCTTCCGACGGAACCTCCATCCCACCGACTGAAAAAGCCTCCACAGCCCGCTCTGGTAGCCTTGACTCCTCACCCCGATGAGGCCGCCCAACAGCACCTGGTCCAAAATATTATGGGTTCTGCCCAAGAGCATCAGAAGCTACAGGCGGATCTCCAAGCGGGAGTTGACCAACAGCAGATGCAATTGGCCGACATGCGAGCTGAACAGTACAAGCAATCGAACAAGCCACTCAGAATGGAGGAAGTTCAGTTTGCG CGTTCCATGGACCCCGAAGCAGATGACTTGCGGAATCCACCATGCTACTTGCCTCAACAGGGCGATGAGCTGCCTCACAAGGACCAGCTGATGCCCATGGGTCCGATTGGTCCTTGGGCATCGGGAAAAGTGGATTGGAGCCCCATGGCCGGCATAACGGGAACGAGACCCGTTGTGGACCGCTATTCGATCACCCGATACAGCCCAAATGAATGGCGGACCAGGAACCACGAGACTGTGCAGGTCGTCAACGCAAGCTTGGGCAGGGCGGATAA AAACCGCTTCAGTTCGACCACAGAATTCCTAAGGCTCTCCGCCCTGGTGGACAAGTCGCAAAAGGAAACCACCGACAAACTTAGGATCCGTTCGCAGTTGATTGGCAAGTGGAAGAATACTTTGGAGAACGCCATCAAGGCGATGGCCGATGAGATATCCACTATGGAAGTGGAGCGTATTAAGCTGCGGAAATCCATGGTGGTTTTGGGCGTACCCGAATCCATAGCCAAGGAGTGCATTGAGAAGAGGGCCACACGACCAGATACCGAGTTGGTTCGCGACCAGGTGGAAGAGGAGCTGGTCAACGAGTTGGCCCTTATAGCTGAAATCCGAAGGTTATTGATGAAAACACTGGATGACTTCAATTCGCAGCAGGTTGAGAATCGAACGGCTAGGCAGCGACTGGAATACGACTGGAGTGACAAGAAGGAGTCCTACGAGATTGATACCCTAAATACTGGGTTAAATAACTGCTCCAGGACGATCATGTTCCGACCGGGAGCCGTTCGCCAGCCACCGGAACAAGCTTCTGAAAAGTACTGGGAACACTTCAGCATGGAGACCCTGGACGAATGCGAAAAGTGTCGCCTTAAGTCGGTGGCCCTGCGAAACACTTTGAACTCGACACTAATGAACGCGGCCAGAGATATTCGCACACAGGCCGATGTCGTTGAAAAGGCATTGACCTCCAGGATCAACTGCACCCAAGAGGCGGTGCAACGGTTCGAGAATGATCTCAAGAATATCCTGCAGGGCACGGCCGATGTGGAGAACCGCATTGAGCAGATGAAGCGTCGCATTAACTCCTTCGATGCCTCCATGAAGGTTGCCCAAACGCGCATGGACAACCGCAGTTATCGGCCAAATGTGGAGAACTGCCGCGATTTGGCCCAGCAGGAGCTCATCGATGGGGTGCACACCATCCAAAGCAGTGTTTCAGCCCTACTTCATGAACTGGAGGAGGCGGAGCGGGTCAAGACGGATCTGGTCAATTCCCGTGCGCGTCTCGAACGGGAGATTATGCTGAAGAGGCGCAGTCTCTTCATCGATCGGGAGCGTTGTATGCTCATGCGATCGTATTATCCTTCGGCTAATACCCTGAGTGGTGCTGCCGTCTCTTAG
- the LOC117150627 gene encoding uncharacterized protein LOC117150627 has product MSPKFVLAILLLSCVLLGLTNAQYNRRHQAGPYRQNIGMRMNSDGSLPPPPADNAGGSDVPANVDCMPNLLASNTLDTRKPRPKH; this is encoded by the exons ATGTCTCCTAAATTCGTACTTGCAATTCTGCTCCTCAGCTGCGTTCTCCTGGGACTGACCAATGCCCAGTACAACAGGCGCCATCAGGCTGGGCCTTACCGACAAAAT ATTGGGATGCGAATGAATTCAGACGGCTCTTTGCCGCCCCCTCCGGCTGATAATGCTGGAGGCAGTGATGTCCCGGCCAACGTGGATTGCATGCCAAATCTGCTGGCTAGTAACACCCTTGATACCAGGAAACCTAGGCCCAAACATTAA
- the LOC117144497 gene encoding uncharacterized protein LOC117144497 → MSPKFALAILVLSCVLLGLTNAQYNRRHQAGHHRQNIGTRMNADGPLPPNFPPPGDNAGGSDVPANVDCMPNLLASNTLDTRKPRPKH, encoded by the exons ATGTCTCCTAAATTCGCACTTGCAATTCTGGTCCTCAGCTGCGTTCTCCTGGGACTGACCAATGCCCAGTACAACAGGCGCCATCAGGCTGGGCATCACCGACAAAAT ATCGGGACTCGAATGAATGCCGACGGCCCTTTGCCACCAAATTTCCCCCCTCCGGGTGATAATGCTGGAGGCAGTGATGTCCCGGCCAATGTGGATTGTATGCCCAATCTGCTGGCTAGTAACACCCTTGATACCAGGAAACCTAGGCCAAAGCATTAA
- the LOC117137476 gene encoding phenoloxidase-activating factor 2-like, with protein MKRHQYTAREAEVPWTVALLDARNLEYWSGGSLIAQDVVLTAAFVTEKLNEYQLIVRAGEWDLLTKQEQGEHKDVSIRKIVRHYGFNRTNGANNVALLFLKKPLELTHHINPICLPPPNRNFIYNRCIVSGWGKKNFEDMAYMNVQKKIDVPLVDRSRCQRQLQGIFDKNFYLDRSLMCAGGEIGKDACKGDGGSPLACPPKVIQIDMNRWASSTMD; from the coding sequence ATGAAGAGACATCAATACACAGCCCGAGAGGCGGAAGTGCCATGGACGGTGGCTCTTCTGGATGCTAGAAATCTTGAATATTGGTCTGGCGGCTCCCTAATTGCTCAAGATGTTGTGCTAACAGCGGCTTTTGTCACTGAAAAACTAAACGAATACCAGCTGATTGTAAGGGCTGGCGAATGGGATTTGCTAACCAAACAAGAGCAAGGGGAACATAAGGATGTTTCCATCAGGAAGATTGTGCGACACTATGGCTTCAATCGGACAAATGGAGCCAACAATGTGGCCCTGTTATTTCTCAAAAAGCCGCTGGAGCTAACCCACCATATAAACCCCATTTGTCTGCCGCCACCGAATCGCAACTTTATCTATAACCGTTGCATTGTCAGTGGCTGGGGTAAGAAGAACTTCGAGGACATGGCTTACATGAATGTTCAGAAGAAAATTGATGTGCCCTTGGTGGACAGATCTAGGTGCCAGCGACAACTTCAAGGAATCTTCGACAAGAACTTCTATCTCGACCGCAGTCTGATGTGTGCCGGCGGTGAGATTGGCAAGGATGCGTGCAAAGGCGACGGAGGTTCCCCACTGGCCTGTCCCCCCAAAGTGATCCAAATCGATATGAACAGGTGGGCATCGTCAACTATGGATTAG
- the LOC117150618 gene encoding uncharacterized protein LOC117150618 yields the protein MDAQGNQDMRLDPPLFVTCDMEQFRDPNKKRAANDACEELDQLDAQDEISVSSIISALLRPIEPSDDQYKVCDWGINPKQFMPTKQAIIFKEQLFISKLRNTNCKLNENLKIFFERELEQIGRFCLNVEESFDGYVIFSSSKMKKGKGMTECGHQLKGKYDDKFLLICEKRSEFDRIDNTRVEKTLELRNHADLMLTAIRETKINEEVQRFKARIDIKDRDHVFVLDGGIMLLMRHLVCNNFVGDFEYYTMNLYGRVLRCNLVVSKERKEVRIFYRTYKNVVHIFTQQCFNDELQDVAETFMTPEGRIVLHYWRGYNYLLHAACMPPKRKEPILPKLELMWRQNEQLSRKFRELKALNYENATSYLSSNSQLADFMQDYVLNLLRYKPSNVLEFSIMFFQNMAKG from the exons ATGG ATGCTCAAGGAAACCAGGATATGCGGCTGGATCCGCCGCTCTTCGTGACCTGTGACATGGAGCAGTTTCGTGATCCAAACAAGAAGCGTGCCGCCAACGATGCCTGCGAGGAGCTGGACCAGCTGGATGCCCAGGACGAGATCAGTGTGTCGAGTATCATCTCGGCGCTATTGAGACCGATTGAGCCCTCGGACGATCAGTACAAGGTGTGCGACTGGGGCATCAATCCCAAGCAGTTTATGCCCACCAAACAGGCGATCATTTTCAAGGAACAGTTGTTCATATCGAAGCTGCGGAATACAAACTGCAAGTTAAATGAAAATCTAAAAATCTTCTTTGAGCGGGAACTTGAGCAGATTGGACGCTTCTGTTTGAATGTGGAGGAATCCTTCGATGGCTATGTGatcttcagcagcagcaaaatgaAGAAGGGCAAGGGTATGACGGAATGTGGACACCAGTTAAAGGGAAAGTACGATGACAAGTTCCTTCTCATCTGCGAGAAGAGATCGGAGTTCGACCGAATCGACAATACTCGGGTGGAGAAGACGCTGGAGTTGCGAAACCATGCCGATTTGATGCTAACCGCCATTCGCGAAACCAAAATCAACGAGGAAGTGCAGCGCTTCAAGGCTCGCATCGACATCAAGGATCGTGATCATGTGTTCGTCCTGGACGGCGGGATCATGCTGCTGATGCGACACCTGGTGTGCAACAATTTTGTGGGCGACTTCGAGTACTACACAATGAATTTGTATGGCCGGGTCCTTCGGTGCAATCTGGTTGTTTCCAAGGAGCGCAAGGAGGTGCGCATTTTCTATCGCACATACAAGAATGTCGTGCACATCTTCACGCAGCAGTGCTTCAACGATGAGCTTCAGGATGTGGCCGAGACTTTCATGACTCCTGAGGGCCGGATTGTTTTGCATTATTGGCGCGGCTATAACTACCTTTTGCATGCCGCCTGCATGCCACCGAAGAGAAAGGAACCCATCCTGCCCAAATTGGAACTGATGTGGCGCCAAAACGAACAGCTTTCTCGCAAGTTCCGGGAGCTCAAAGCCCTCAATTACGAGAATGCCACCAGCTATCTGAGCAGCAATTCACAGCTGGCCGATTTTATGCAGGATTATGTGCTCAATCTGTTGCGGTACAAGCCCAGCAATGTCCTAGAGTTCTCCATTATGTTTTTCCAGAACATGGCAAAGGGATAG